In Corylus avellana chromosome ca2, CavTom2PMs-1.0, the following proteins share a genomic window:
- the LOC132168510 gene encoding uncharacterized protein LOC132168510: protein MSILSRLRCITVDVTGTLIAYKGELGDYYCMAAKSVGLPCPDYKRVHEGFKLAYKDMARNYPCFGYAAKMPNIVWWKTCVRDSFTRAGYDYDEETFEKVFRRIYSSFGSSAPYTIFPDSQPFLRWVHEQGLKVGIISNAEYRYRDVILPALNLNQGSEWDFGVFSGLEGVEKPDTKIYEIALERAGVAPEEVLHIGDSMRKDYVPAKSVGMHALLLDRFKTPDAEEWRKSGAIVLPDLMAAKDFLTSENSTS, encoded by the exons ATGTCAATATTGTCAAGATTACGTTGCATCACTGTGGATGTTACTGGTACTTTGATAGCTTACAAGGGAGAACTTGGTGACTACTATTGCATGGCAGCCAAATCTGTTGGGCTGCCATGCCCTGACTACAAGCGTGTGCATGAGGGCTTCAAACTTGCCTATAAAGACATGGCCAGAAATTATCCTTGTTTTGGGTATGCCGCTAAAATGCCCAACATAGTGTGGTGGAAGACTTGTGTGAGAGACTCCTTTACCAGG GCTGGATATGATTATGATGAGGAGACATTTGAGAAGGTGTTTAGACGCATATATTCATCATTTGGTTCATCTGCACCTTATACCATCTTTCCAGATTCCCAACCATTTCTAAGATGGGTGCATGAGCAGGGGCTTAAAGTTGGGATTATTAGTAATGCAGAGTACCGGTATCGGGATGTAATTCTTCCAGCCCTTAATCTGAAccag GGATCTGAATGGGACTTTGGTGTGTTCTCTGGTCTGGAAGGTGTAGAGAAACCTGACACAAAGATTTATGAGATTGCCTTGGAGAGAGCTGGTGTCGCACCAGAAGAAGTTCTGCATATTGGGGACAGCATGCGCAAAGACTACGTGCCAGCAAAGAGTGTGGGGATGCATGCATTACTATTGGATAGATTTAAGACTCCTGATGCTGAGGAATGGAGGAAATCAGGTGCCATTGTGCTTCCTGACTTGATGGCAGCAAAAGATTTTCTTACTTCAGAAAACTCAACTTCCTGA